From Camelus dromedarius isolate mCamDro1 chromosome 2, mCamDro1.pat, whole genome shotgun sequence, one genomic window encodes:
- the LOC116154778 gene encoding olfactory receptor 5K1-like encodes MTEDNHSLTTEFILTGFTDHPELKTLLVLVFLANYLITMVGNLGLVALIFMESRLHTPMYIFLGNLALMDSCCSCAITPKMLQNFFSKDRMISLYECMAQFYFLCLAESTDSFLLAAMAYDRFVAICNPLQYHTMMSKKLCIQMTTGAYIAGNMHSMIHISLLFRLTYCGPHQINHFFCDVLPLYRLSCVDPYINELMIFIFGGSIQILTITIVVISYLFILHTIFKMKSKEGRRKALSTCASHFLSVSIFYGSLLFMYIRPNSVNEDDKDIPVAIFYTLVIPLLNPFIYSLRNKEVINVMKKIMKIRDKGSINKEYIKCSNPTYHAPQLRNESGSLHSNKRGTDLAPVRAVTITK; translated from the exons ATGACAGAGGATAACCACTCCTTGACAACAGAGTTTATCCTCACAGGATTCACAGATCACCCAGAGCTGAAGACTCTTCTGGTTCTGGTGTTCCTTGCCAACTATCTGATCACTATGGTGGGGAATCTCGGCCTGGTGGCATTGATATTTATGGAAAGTCGTCTTCACACACCAATGTACATCTTTCTTGGTAACCTCGCTTTGATGGATTCCTGCTGTTCCTGTGCCATTACTCCCAAGATgttacagaatttcttttctaagGACAGAATGATTTCCCTCTATGAATGCATGGCACAATTTTACTTTCTCTGTCTTGCTGAAAGCACAGACTCCTTTCTCCTGGCAGCAATGGCCTATGATCGTTTTGTGGCCATATGTAACCCACTGCAGTACCACACCATGATGTCAAAGAAACTCTGCATTCAGATGACAACAGGGGCCTACATAGCTGGAAACATGCATTCCATGATTCATATAAGCCTTCTATTTAGGTTAACGTACTGTGGGCCCCATCAAATCAATCACTTTTTTTGTGATGTTCTTCCATTATACAGACTCTCCTGTGTTGACCCTTATATCAATGAATTAATGATATTTATCTTTGGAGGGTCAATTCAAATCTTAACTATTACCATAGTAGTAATCTCTTACCTTTTCATTCTTCACAcgattttcaaaatgaaatccaaagaaggaagaaggaaagcctTATCTACTTGTGCATCccactttctctctgtctcaaTATTCTATGGTTCTCTTCTCTTCATGTACATTCGACCAAATTCAGTTAATGAAGATGATAAAGATATACCTGTTGCTATTTTTTATACTTTAGTGATTCCTTTATTGAACCCCTTTATTTACAGTCTAAGAAATAAGGAAGTAATAAatgttatgaaaaaaattatgaagat TAGGGACAAgggcagcatcaacaaagagtacATTAAGTGCTCCAACCCCACCTACCAtgcaccacagctcagaaatgagtctggaagcctccattccaacaaaaggggaacagacctggcccctgtcagggctgtgacaatcACAAAATAA
- the LOC105087748 gene encoding olfactory receptor 5H2-like isoform X2: MEMKNATGLTEFVLTGLTYQPGWQIPLFLLFLMIYLITIVGNLGLIALIWNEPQLHIPMYLFLGNLAFVDNWLSSTVTPKMLVNTFTKNKMISLPECMVQFFSFAVSATTECFLLATMSYDRYVAICNPLLYPVIMTNRLCMWLLFSSFVGGVLHALIHTGFLFRLTFCNYNIIHHFYCDVMPLFKISCTDPSINVLMIFIFSGSIQVFTIFIVLVSYTLVLFTILKKKSVQGIRKAFSTCGAHLLSVSLYYGPLLFMYVRPGTTQADDQDMMDSLFYTVIIPFLNPIIYSLRNKKVIDSLTKMLKRNI, translated from the coding sequence atggaaatgaaaaatgcaacagGGCTGACAGAGTTTGTTCTCACAGGACTTACGTATCAACCAGGGTGGCAAATCCCCCTGTTCCTGCTGTTCTTGATGATATACCTCATCACCATTGTGGGAAACCTTGGTCTGATTGCTCTCATCTGGAATGAACCTCAACTTCACATTCCCATGTACTTATTCCTTGGGAACCTGGCTTTTGTGGATAATTGGTTATCATCCACAGTGACGCCCAAGATGCTGGTCAACACCTTCACCAAGAATAAGATGATCTCTCTCCCTGAATGCAtggtacaatttttttcctttgcagtcAGTGCAACAACAGAATGTTTTCTGCTGGCAACAATGTCATATGATCGATATGTAGCCATATGTAACCCGTTACTTTATCCAGTGATTATGACTAATAGACTATGTATGTGGCTGTTATTCTCATCATTTGTAGGTGGTGTTCTTCATGCATTAATCCATACAGGTTTTTTATTCAGATTAACCTTCTGTAATTACAACATAATACATCACTTTTACTGTGACGTCATGCCATTGTTTAAAATCTCTTGTACTGATCCTTCTATTAATGttctgatgatttttattttttcggGTTCAATTCAGGTGTTCACCATTTTCATTGTCCTTGTCTCTTATACATTAGttctttttacaattttaaagaagAAGTCCGTACAAGGCATAAGGAAGGCCTTCTCCACCTGTGGAGCCCACCTCCTATCTGTCTCTTTATACTATGGGCCTCTTCTATTCATGTATGTGCGCCCTGGAACTACACAAGCAGATGATCAAGATATGATGGACTCTCTATTTTACACTGTCATAATTCCTTTCTTAAATCCAATTATCTACAGCTTGAGAAATAAGAAAGTCATAGATTCTCTGACAAAAATGctaaagagaaatatttag
- the LOC105087748 gene encoding olfactory receptor 5H2-like isoform X1 has product MSNEEMEMKNATGLTEFVLTGLTYQPGWQIPLFLLFLMIYLITIVGNLGLIALIWNEPQLHIPMYLFLGNLAFVDNWLSSTVTPKMLVNTFTKNKMISLPECMVQFFSFAVSATTECFLLATMSYDRYVAICNPLLYPVIMTNRLCMWLLFSSFVGGVLHALIHTGFLFRLTFCNYNIIHHFYCDVMPLFKISCTDPSINVLMIFIFSGSIQVFTIFIVLVSYTLVLFTILKKKSVQGIRKAFSTCGAHLLSVSLYYGPLLFMYVRPGTTQADDQDMMDSLFYTVIIPFLNPIIYSLRNKKVIDSLTKMLKRNI; this is encoded by the exons ATGTCAAATGAG gaaatggaaatgaaaaatgcaacagGGCTGACAGAGTTTGTTCTCACAGGACTTACGTATCAACCAGGGTGGCAAATCCCCCTGTTCCTGCTGTTCTTGATGATATACCTCATCACCATTGTGGGAAACCTTGGTCTGATTGCTCTCATCTGGAATGAACCTCAACTTCACATTCCCATGTACTTATTCCTTGGGAACCTGGCTTTTGTGGATAATTGGTTATCATCCACAGTGACGCCCAAGATGCTGGTCAACACCTTCACCAAGAATAAGATGATCTCTCTCCCTGAATGCAtggtacaatttttttcctttgcagtcAGTGCAACAACAGAATGTTTTCTGCTGGCAACAATGTCATATGATCGATATGTAGCCATATGTAACCCGTTACTTTATCCAGTGATTATGACTAATAGACTATGTATGTGGCTGTTATTCTCATCATTTGTAGGTGGTGTTCTTCATGCATTAATCCATACAGGTTTTTTATTCAGATTAACCTTCTGTAATTACAACATAATACATCACTTTTACTGTGACGTCATGCCATTGTTTAAAATCTCTTGTACTGATCCTTCTATTAATGttctgatgatttttattttttcggGTTCAATTCAGGTGTTCACCATTTTCATTGTCCTTGTCTCTTATACATTAGttctttttacaattttaaagaagAAGTCCGTACAAGGCATAAGGAAGGCCTTCTCCACCTGTGGAGCCCACCTCCTATCTGTCTCTTTATACTATGGGCCTCTTCTATTCATGTATGTGCGCCCTGGAACTACACAAGCAGATGATCAAGATATGATGGACTCTCTATTTTACACTGTCATAATTCCTTTCTTAAATCCAATTATCTACAGCTTGAGAAATAAGAAAGTCATAGATTCTCTGACAAAAATGctaaagagaaatatttag